A section of the Pseudovibrio sp. M1P-2-3 genome encodes:
- a CDS encoding glutathione S-transferase C-terminal domain-containing protein, translating to MADVQKEKVMEIQGIPGSPYSMKMVAYLRYRRIPYAFLVQAHGTLKGYPKPKPLLYPVIYFTNEEGQREAQVDSTPLIRRLETEYSGRETLPADPVTCFLQDLLEDFADEWISRIMYHYRWADEGNAEHATPMLMHWAAPQLDDKTANAIGQLFRKRQEGRRNMVGSNEITKKATEAGYKRLLGILDGIIAKQPFLFGTRASAADFAIYGQLSQLTIVEPSSAKICDKISPRVRCWVDLAGDASGVSVDESGWKKEKSLELLKPLFDEIGRTYAPLALANERAALAGNTKLEAEIDGRPWVQDVFAYQSKCLAALRTSFAALSPEHQSEVRLVLEGTGCDVFLDGKI from the coding sequence TTGGCTGATGTACAAAAAGAAAAAGTAATGGAGATACAGGGCATCCCTGGGTCACCCTATTCAATGAAGATGGTGGCCTATCTGCGGTATCGCCGGATTCCCTATGCGTTTCTAGTGCAGGCCCACGGAACATTGAAGGGGTACCCCAAACCGAAACCTCTTTTGTATCCGGTTATCTATTTCACCAATGAAGAGGGGCAGCGCGAGGCGCAAGTTGATAGCACGCCGCTGATCCGCAGGTTGGAAACGGAGTATAGCGGCCGTGAAACACTGCCGGCGGACCCTGTAACCTGTTTCCTTCAGGACTTGTTGGAAGATTTTGCCGATGAGTGGATTTCCCGGATCATGTACCACTACCGCTGGGCGGATGAGGGGAATGCTGAGCACGCAACACCGATGCTTATGCATTGGGCGGCGCCGCAACTGGATGATAAAACTGCCAATGCCATAGGGCAGTTGTTCAGGAAGCGGCAGGAGGGGCGCCGGAACATGGTTGGCTCCAATGAGATCACCAAAAAAGCTACAGAGGCTGGCTATAAGCGGCTACTGGGTATTCTTGACGGGATTATTGCCAAGCAACCTTTCTTGTTCGGTACCAGAGCAAGCGCGGCGGATTTTGCCATCTATGGCCAACTCTCCCAACTTACGATTGTCGAGCCTTCCTCTGCCAAAATCTGTGATAAGATTTCGCCAAGAGTGCGCTGTTGGGTGGATCTTGCGGGCGATGCCTCAGGTGTTTCGGTTGATGAAAGCGGCTGGAAGAAAGAGAAAAGCCTGGAGCTTTTAAAGCCGTTATTCGATGAAATCGGCCGCACTTATGCCCCCCTTGCACTGGCAAATGAGCGGGCGGCACTGGCGGGTAACACCAAGCTTGAAGCAGAGATTGACGGCAGGCCCTGGGTGCAGGATGTGTTCGCCTACCAGTCCAAATGCCTCGCAGCCCTGCGCACCTCTTTCGCGGCCCTTTCGCCTGAGCACCAGAGCGAAGTACGTTTAGTGCTGGAAGGAACCGGCTGCGATGTGTTTCTGGATGGAAAGATTTAA
- a CDS encoding sulfate transporter family protein — protein MISYAVKAFSQVFQPEYRAIFWKSIGLTIALLAVIWIVLQGIVAQFVTLPYPWLEGVLSVLTGVGTFIGLGFLIGPASALFVAFYQDDIAEIVERNDYPQDGKGKALPIITSTILAAKFMGVILLGNLLALILLLVPGVNLIAFFVVNGYLLGREFFEFAAMRFMSIEEAKAFRKAHGGRVFIAGLFVAALMAVPILNLITPIFATILLMHIFKMLRKRQLMTV, from the coding sequence ATGATTTCGTATGCGGTAAAGGCATTTTCTCAGGTGTTTCAGCCTGAATATCGGGCAATTTTTTGGAAGTCTATCGGTTTAACAATTGCGCTGTTGGCCGTGATCTGGATTGTACTTCAAGGGATTGTGGCGCAATTTGTTACGCTTCCCTATCCTTGGCTTGAAGGCGTCCTCAGCGTGTTAACCGGAGTGGGAACTTTCATTGGTCTGGGGTTTTTGATCGGACCGGCTTCGGCACTATTTGTTGCGTTTTATCAAGATGATATTGCAGAAATTGTGGAGCGGAACGACTATCCGCAAGATGGGAAAGGCAAAGCGCTTCCAATCATCACCTCCACCATTTTGGCTGCGAAATTCATGGGTGTGATTCTTCTTGGAAACCTGCTGGCACTAATTTTACTTCTGGTTCCGGGTGTAAATCTCATCGCGTTCTTCGTGGTGAACGGATATCTTTTGGGTCGTGAGTTCTTCGAGTTTGCTGCCATGCGCTTCATGAGCATTGAAGAGGCGAAGGCCTTTCGTAAAGCCCATGGCGGAAGAGTGTTCATCGCCGGTCTGTTTGTGGCGGCGCTGATGGCTGTGCCGATCCTGAATCTGATCACCCCGATTTTCGCCACGATCCTCCTCATGCACATTTTTAAAATGTTGAGGAAACGTCAATTGATGACGGTGTGA
- the nudC gene encoding NAD(+) diphosphatase, which yields MAQASAMLRWHETHPKCSKCGADTMVGEAGYRRECPKCEALHFPRTDPAVIMLITHGDECLLGRPYRLSENMYSTLAGFVEPGETLEDAVRRETFEEAGVKVGAVQYLASQPWPFPSSIMLGFKGVALSKTLNIDYEEMEDCQWFSKEEVRKMMEGTEASGKLCPPDISIAHYLIKQFVDGE from the coding sequence ATGGCGCAGGCCTCCGCTATGTTGAGGTGGCACGAAACGCACCCGAAGTGCTCCAAGTGCGGGGCAGATACGATGGTGGGAGAAGCCGGATATCGCCGTGAGTGCCCCAAGTGTGAGGCTCTGCACTTTCCCAGAACCGATCCTGCCGTCATAATGCTGATTACACACGGGGATGAGTGCCTTTTGGGGCGGCCCTATCGCTTGTCCGAGAATATGTATTCTACGCTCGCTGGGTTTGTGGAACCGGGGGAGACGCTGGAAGACGCTGTTCGGCGTGAAACATTTGAGGAGGCGGGTGTGAAAGTGGGCGCTGTGCAATATCTGGCTAGCCAGCCCTGGCCGTTTCCCTCCAGTATAATGCTGGGTTTTAAAGGCGTGGCACTGAGCAAGACATTAAACATAGACTATGAGGAAATGGAGGACTGCCAGTGGTTCTCTAAAGAAGAAGTGCGGAAGATGATGGAAGGGACGGAGGCCAGTGGCAAGCTTTGTCCCCCAGACATCTCCATTGCGCACTATCTGATAAAGCAGTTTGTGGACGGGGAATAA
- a CDS encoding IS481 family transposase produces MGQVLHGSATTTHAVRSAIQKSDATIKELSRRYNINPKTVMKWKHRNSVEDQPMGRKNPRSTVLSVAEEAACVAFRKHSLLPLDDCLYALQETIPRLTRSSLDRLFQRHGISRLPPPDMKANKKRFKAYPIGYFHLDIAEVRTQEGKLYLFVAIDRTSKFAFVKLFEKATRRIASTFLRALIEAVPYKIHTVLTDNGTQFTDPKGYSWNASEVQHLLTTVQLFRAHAFVLACAQNDIDHRLTKPAHPWTNGQVERMNRTIKEATVRRYYYRTHNELRAHLDTFIQAYNFAKRLKALRGLTPFDYITRQWTQELDRFIKQPHHLLAGLNN; encoded by the coding sequence ATGGGACAGGTATTACACGGCAGCGCCACGACCACTCACGCGGTTCGATCAGCCATACAAAAATCGGATGCAACCATCAAAGAGTTGAGCCGGCGCTATAACATCAATCCCAAAACGGTGATGAAGTGGAAACATCGCAATAGCGTGGAAGATCAACCTATGGGGCGGAAGAATCCCCGCTCCACAGTCCTGAGCGTGGCGGAAGAAGCGGCGTGTGTCGCTTTTCGCAAGCACTCTTTATTGCCACTCGATGACTGCCTTTACGCCCTGCAGGAAACGATCCCGCGTCTGACCCGCTCGTCCCTGGATCGCTTATTCCAGCGCCATGGGATTTCGCGCCTGCCACCACCGGATATGAAAGCGAACAAGAAACGCTTCAAAGCCTATCCAATTGGTTACTTTCATCTTGATATTGCTGAGGTTCGTACGCAAGAAGGCAAGCTCTATTTGTTCGTTGCCATTGACCGAACCTCAAAGTTCGCCTTTGTCAAACTCTTTGAAAAAGCCACCAGAAGGATTGCCAGTACCTTTCTGCGGGCCCTTATTGAAGCGGTTCCCTACAAGATCCATACCGTGCTGACCGATAACGGCACCCAGTTCACTGACCCCAAAGGGTACAGCTGGAACGCCAGTGAGGTTCAACATTTGCTCACAACAGTCCAGTTGTTTCGTGCTCATGCATTTGTTCTGGCTTGTGCCCAAAATGACATTGACCACCGGCTTACCAAACCAGCCCATCCGTGGACAAATGGCCAGGTCGAGCGCATGAACAGAACCATTAAAGAAGCAACCGTTCGGCGCTACTATTACCGCACACACAACGAACTAAGAGCCCATCTGGACACATTTATTCAGGCCTATAACTTCGCCAAGCGCCTCAAGGCTCTTCGGGGCCTAACACCCTTCGACTATATTACCAGACAATGGACACAAGAGCTGGACAGATTTATAAAACAACCACACCATCTGCTCGCGGGACTAAACAATTAG
- a CDS encoding calcium-binding protein produces the protein MTIYKTFFTGGNYNIKGGGCFDDHKYHYQFKAWTDENTNVKFTFSKSYSGAHLKGLDLTLNGGNDTFKFDMRNHQYSTNLDLNLDMGGGNDKIDITDIPAHDGNHFTLAGGSGNDTIIMRADSKVGAVIYGDEAHSAYDASLSYNDTINAGNGNNTIYGGWGNDTITTGNGDNLIYGGNGTDGTEAHTGSNIISTGSGNDTVYGGSGNDIIDVGEGSDTVYAGAGNDIINVGMRTGQDIDKVYTGPGADLIICGGVKSDYVFEGASDQEANPWSEWAVDEGFKTGKEVVTASLEAAGFAFAGSTSFGIVFGLGVSALSTGVMSSIFGSGGGDETTKVSAHQDYAYVGDFDLRNDVFVYTATHTEQSDLTYFKEEATSNGEYEVDTDVDNMGNGGVVARLAINNDLVSYMQKTSGSGTSAANIKHQLSTELINTSFSITYDDGHYVDKTGAVISDSDLSQHVGDGTSTLQDELDGLGLSDGQTVLITGAYSGQYIAGEDINNGGNLFIAGTDYGDAIYAENMVKTNQHSDTYLYGFGGDDVIVGGDSNDMIFGGTGNDTLTGNGGSDTFVFEKNAGNDTITDFDINTDTLRFIGDGVIKDDLNISQVSDSNSPTGESAVISYHDNSITLEGVTASDLQHHDLFTFS, from the coding sequence ATGACAATTTACAAAACATTTTTTACCGGAGGTAATTACAATATCAAGGGTGGAGGCTGTTTTGACGACCACAAATATCACTATCAGTTCAAAGCTTGGACCGATGAAAATACTAATGTTAAATTTACTTTTTCAAAGTCATATTCTGGAGCCCATTTGAAAGGGCTTGATCTGACACTTAATGGTGGAAATGACACCTTTAAGTTCGATATGCGAAACCACCAATACTCCACCAATCTGGATTTAAACCTCGATATGGGTGGGGGAAATGATAAAATTGATATAACGGATATTCCCGCCCATGATGGGAACCATTTCACGCTGGCTGGTGGTTCTGGAAATGATACCATTATCATGCGCGCAGACAGTAAAGTGGGTGCGGTGATTTATGGGGATGAAGCTCACAGTGCCTATGATGCCAGCCTCAGCTATAATGACACAATCAATGCAGGTAATGGGAATAACACCATTTACGGTGGTTGGGGTAATGATACGATCACCACGGGTAACGGCGATAACCTGATTTACGGGGGGAACGGGACAGACGGAACCGAAGCTCATACCGGCAGCAATATCATCTCAACTGGATCAGGCAATGACACCGTTTACGGTGGCAGTGGCAACGATATTATTGATGTGGGTGAGGGCAGTGATACAGTTTATGCAGGTGCAGGGAACGATATCATCAATGTTGGCATGCGCACTGGGCAGGATATCGATAAGGTCTATACGGGGCCGGGTGCTGATCTGATTATCTGTGGTGGTGTCAAGTCCGACTACGTTTTTGAAGGGGCGAGTGACCAAGAGGCAAACCCATGGAGCGAGTGGGCCGTTGATGAAGGGTTCAAGACCGGCAAAGAAGTGGTCACAGCGAGTTTGGAAGCTGCAGGATTTGCATTTGCGGGTTCGACTTCGTTTGGAATTGTTTTTGGTCTCGGCGTCAGTGCTCTGAGTACTGGTGTGATGTCTTCCATTTTTGGAAGTGGTGGGGGAGATGAGACAACCAAGGTTTCTGCACACCAAGACTATGCGTATGTGGGGGATTTTGACCTGCGCAACGATGTATTTGTCTACACCGCAACACACACCGAACAAAGCGACCTGACTTACTTTAAAGAAGAAGCGACCAGCAACGGCGAATACGAAGTTGATACGGACGTGGATAATATGGGGAACGGCGGTGTTGTTGCACGTCTTGCCATCAATAATGACCTTGTCAGCTACATGCAGAAGACCTCCGGATCCGGGACATCTGCGGCGAATATCAAGCACCAGCTCTCTACGGAACTGATAAATACCTCGTTCTCCATCACCTATGATGACGGGCATTATGTTGATAAAACCGGAGCCGTAATCTCTGACAGCGACCTGTCGCAGCATGTGGGGGATGGAACCTCAACTCTACAAGACGAACTGGATGGTCTGGGGCTTTCAGATGGTCAAACGGTTTTGATCACCGGGGCTTATAGCGGGCAATATATCGCAGGTGAAGATATTAATAATGGTGGCAACCTGTTCATTGCGGGCACCGACTATGGTGATGCTATCTATGCCGAGAATATGGTCAAAACCAACCAGCATTCGGATACATATTTGTATGGCTTCGGCGGAGATGATGTGATTGTTGGTGGTGACAGTAATGATATGATCTTTGGTGGTACCGGCAATGATACTTTGACTGGAAACGGTGGCAGTGACACATTTGTTTTCGAGAAAAATGCTGGCAATGACACTATTACTGACTTTGATATAAACACAGACACGCTGCGCTTTATTGGCGATGGTGTTATCAAGGATGATCTGAATATTTCTCAGGTGTCCGACAGCAATTCCCCAACCGGAGAATCTGCTGTGATTAGCTACCATGATAACTCGATCACTTTGGAAGGTGTGACTGCGTCTGACTTGCAGCATCACGACCTCTTTACGTTTTCGTAA
- the gcvA gene encoding transcriptional regulator GcvA gives MRYKLPPLNTFRAFEAVARHLSFAKAAEEMNLTPSALSYQIKTLEEQLGVQLFKRMNRAIDLTTSGRQLLPGVEGGLHSFSEAVARVTGKPEDSILLISTGPAMASKLLVPRIYRFMDENPDIELRISASFNLVDFSRDEVDLALRFGKGPYPDLHAEKLARETMTPLCNPQIAKKLQTPADLKNFTLLHDETTLVLPETISWKQWLEQSGLGRVSWAEKGLRFSHADHALNAAMEGAGVWIGRHVLAANDVRLGHLIAPFSLQLEHQACYWLIGQEKTFQTTKAKCFHDWLRAELETLVPDLACP, from the coding sequence ATGCGCTACAAACTTCCCCCTCTCAACACGTTCCGAGCCTTCGAAGCCGTTGCCAGACACCTCAGCTTCGCTAAGGCTGCTGAGGAAATGAACCTGACACCTTCGGCCCTGAGTTATCAGATTAAAACTCTTGAGGAACAGCTCGGGGTCCAGCTGTTCAAGCGCATGAACCGCGCCATTGATTTAACCACCTCCGGACGCCAGCTACTGCCCGGTGTTGAGGGTGGGCTGCACAGTTTCAGCGAAGCGGTTGCACGTGTTACAGGTAAGCCGGAGGATAGTATTCTTCTGATCAGCACCGGACCCGCCATGGCTTCAAAGCTACTCGTGCCGCGGATCTACCGATTTATGGATGAAAACCCGGATATTGAACTGCGGATTTCCGCGAGTTTCAACCTTGTTGATTTTTCGCGAGATGAAGTCGATCTCGCTTTACGCTTTGGAAAAGGTCCTTATCCAGACCTGCATGCAGAAAAACTTGCCCGAGAAACAATGACGCCGCTATGCAATCCTCAAATTGCTAAAAAGCTTCAAACACCAGCCGACTTGAAAAACTTCACGCTTCTACACGATGAAACCACACTGGTTCTCCCCGAAACCATTTCCTGGAAACAATGGCTGGAACAGTCTGGTTTGGGCCGAGTGTCATGGGCGGAAAAAGGTCTACGCTTCAGCCATGCAGACCATGCATTAAATGCAGCGATGGAAGGAGCCGGCGTGTGGATAGGCCGTCATGTTTTGGCAGCAAACGATGTACGCCTCGGACACCTGATAGCGCCATTTAGTCTGCAGCTTGAGCATCAAGCCTGTTACTGGTTAATCGGGCAGGAAAAGACATTCCAGACAACTAAAGCCAAGTGCTTTCACGATTGGCTGCGAGCTGAACTGGAAACCCTTGTTCCAGATCTTGCTTGCCCTTGA
- a CDS encoding glutathione S-transferase family protein: protein MTDSLEVDTLEFAGSPGSPYSMKMLAYMRYRRIPYAFHIVPHGALKGYPTPRPVLFPTFFFKNEAGELEAKVDSTPIIRKLETEHEGRAALPENPALRFLHDLIEDYADEWMTKIMFHYRWADAGNAEYVAPMLMYWRDTRVDADAADEGASMFASRQIERLKYVGSNEVTAETIEASYLRVLDILDRVIAKQAYLFGSKPTAADFAVYGQMSQIAMIEPSSAKICQDKAPRIRCWLDHVADASGISADCDGWEVFETSTQTLRPFFEEIGRTYAPLVLANGKAAKAGKTSFETEIDGRRWMQDVFPYHVKCLMALRKSFAELPAESQTQVRGVLQGTGCDVFMGS, encoded by the coding sequence ATGACTGATTCATTAGAAGTAGATACTTTGGAATTTGCTGGGAGCCCTGGCTCTCCATATTCTATGAAAATGCTCGCTTACATGCGCTATCGCCGGATTCCCTATGCTTTCCATATTGTGCCGCATGGCGCGCTGAAGGGGTATCCGACACCAAGGCCCGTTTTGTTTCCAACTTTCTTTTTCAAGAATGAAGCGGGGGAGCTGGAAGCGAAGGTAGACAGCACGCCGATTATCCGAAAGCTGGAAACCGAACATGAAGGGCGTGCGGCTCTGCCAGAAAATCCTGCTCTTCGTTTTCTTCATGATCTCATTGAAGACTATGCCGATGAGTGGATGACTAAAATCATGTTCCACTATCGCTGGGCAGATGCCGGTAATGCCGAGTACGTGGCCCCTATGCTGATGTATTGGAGAGATACGCGTGTTGATGCGGATGCGGCGGATGAGGGAGCTTCCATGTTCGCGTCACGCCAGATCGAGCGTTTAAAGTATGTGGGCTCCAACGAGGTGACAGCTGAGACGATTGAAGCCAGTTATCTGCGCGTGCTGGATATTCTGGACCGTGTCATTGCCAAGCAGGCTTACCTGTTTGGGAGCAAACCCACTGCGGCGGACTTCGCCGTGTATGGTCAAATGTCCCAGATCGCCATGATCGAACCGTCCTCTGCAAAGATATGTCAGGACAAGGCACCGCGTATCCGCTGTTGGCTGGATCATGTGGCCGATGCCTCCGGTATTTCCGCTGACTGCGACGGTTGGGAAGTCTTTGAGACAAGCACACAAACCCTGAGGCCTTTTTTTGAAGAGATTGGACGCACCTACGCACCGCTTGTTTTAGCAAATGGAAAAGCAGCGAAAGCGGGGAAAACCAGCTTTGAAACCGAGATTGACGGTCGGCGCTGGATGCAGGATGTTTTTCCCTACCATGTGAAGTGCTTAATGGCGCTGCGTAAGTCGTTTGCCGAACTGCCTGCGGAGAGCCAGACCCAAGTACGCGGCGTGTTGCAAGGGACTGGGTGTGACGTGTTTATGGGTTCTTAG
- a CDS encoding 2-hydroxychromene-2-carboxylate isomerase: protein MQQVIDVYWSFRSPFSYLVTPDLLDLRRDYDIKIKMRILLPMAISNPERLFKKKDPKAVRYLVMDAMRRSKYLDRPMEWPRPDPVLQDFTTFEVATEQPYIFRLVKLGIEAERRGKGLDMICHVSKLIWGGTENWDQGDHLAKAIAAAGLDLEDMDAAIENGDHLEEAEDNRQALYKAGHWGIPTMIIKGEPFFGQDRIDTLRWRLDMLGLRKD, encoded by the coding sequence ATGCAACAGGTAATAGATGTCTACTGGAGCTTTCGCAGCCCGTTCTCATATCTGGTAACACCAGATCTTCTCGATCTGCGGCGAGACTATGACATTAAAATAAAAATGCGTATTCTTTTGCCGATGGCTATTTCTAACCCGGAACGTCTCTTTAAAAAGAAGGATCCAAAAGCAGTTCGTTATCTCGTAATGGATGCCATGCGCCGTTCAAAATACCTTGACCGCCCTATGGAATGGCCCAGACCTGACCCAGTCCTGCAGGATTTCACCACGTTTGAGGTGGCAACAGAACAACCTTATATCTTCCGTCTCGTGAAACTGGGAATAGAAGCTGAGCGACGCGGCAAAGGCCTTGATATGATTTGCCATGTTTCAAAACTCATATGGGGAGGCACGGAAAACTGGGATCAAGGCGACCATCTTGCCAAGGCAATCGCGGCCGCGGGTCTGGACCTTGAGGACATGGATGCTGCAATCGAGAACGGGGACCACTTGGAAGAAGCCGAAGACAACAGGCAAGCGCTCTATAAGGCCGGTCATTGGGGTATCCCGACTATGATCATTAAAGGCGAGCCATTTTTCGGTCAGGACAGAATAGACACTCTGCGTTGGCGGCTGGATATGCTGGGTCTTCGGAAAGACTAG
- a CDS encoding patatin-like phospholipase family protein yields MTASKKKEVKEINLALQGGGSHGAYTWGVLDWLLESQRFTIARVSGTSAGALNAAVLTDGMARGGPKEARKALKDFWTAVSKAGRASPFQRSPLEVLFGSWNLDASPMYFGWGLTSRIMSPYQFNPLNINPLKEIIENHVNFDNIHQYGGLDLYVAATNVRSGKIKIFAGTELSCDTLLASCCIPQLYQAVEIDGEAYWDGCFMGNPPLYPLYNHRGNSDILLVQINPVYREEVPQTSMDISVRFSEIAFNSTLLRKLNAIEFVSNWVNHRISFDDHIQVYLHHIEASKDLHQFGPASQINPQGEFIELLFDIGRKSAAAWTNANFDSIGSESTLDFKISKN; encoded by the coding sequence GTGACTGCATCGAAGAAGAAGGAAGTTAAAGAAATAAATCTGGCGCTCCAGGGAGGCGGATCTCATGGAGCATATACTTGGGGGGTCCTCGACTGGTTGCTGGAAAGTCAACGCTTCACTATTGCGCGAGTGTCAGGAACAAGCGCCGGCGCACTAAATGCCGCGGTTCTAACCGATGGGATGGCAAGAGGTGGACCGAAAGAGGCGAGAAAAGCCCTTAAAGACTTCTGGACGGCTGTTTCAAAAGCAGGACGAGCCAGCCCGTTCCAAAGAAGCCCACTAGAAGTTCTCTTTGGCAGCTGGAACCTGGATGCGTCTCCAATGTACTTTGGATGGGGTCTGACATCCCGGATTATGTCCCCCTATCAATTCAATCCGTTGAACATAAACCCACTAAAAGAAATTATCGAAAATCACGTTAACTTCGACAACATTCACCAATATGGCGGTCTCGACTTATACGTTGCAGCAACCAATGTAAGAAGTGGCAAGATCAAGATATTTGCCGGAACTGAGCTGAGCTGTGACACCTTACTCGCGTCCTGCTGTATCCCCCAACTCTATCAAGCAGTTGAAATAGACGGAGAAGCTTATTGGGACGGATGTTTCATGGGAAATCCGCCACTTTACCCTCTATATAACCATAGGGGAAATAGTGATATCCTTCTTGTCCAAATCAACCCAGTTTATCGCGAAGAAGTTCCGCAGACCTCCATGGATATATCTGTGCGCTTTAGCGAAATCGCATTCAACTCCACGCTACTGCGCAAGTTAAATGCGATTGAATTCGTCTCCAACTGGGTAAATCACAGGATAAGCTTCGATGATCACATACAAGTGTATCTACACCATATCGAGGCATCAAAAGATTTGCACCAATTTGGCCCCGCCTCCCAAATTAATCCTCAAGGTGAGTTCATAGAATTGCTTTTCGATATTGGCAGGAAAAGTGCGGCAGCATGGACAAACGCGAACTTTGATAGCATTGGCTCCGAAAGTACATTAGATTTTAAAATTTCAAAAAATTAG
- a CDS encoding IS630 family transposase (programmed frameshift) codes for MSAIPLRRDYDASSLRTLACQSKDVRQSRRLLALAAVYDGLSRLEAARMGGMDRQTLRDWVHRFNAEGPHGLYNRKSPGRVRWLNKEQMAEFADLVEAGPDLQQHGVIRWRRRDLQGVIEQKFGVSYSERAISSLLRVLGFSRVSVRPQHPAQDEQVMETYKKNFHAQLKEIKARLPSQTSMEIWWQDEARIGQKNGLTRRWAKKGTRPRAPSDGRYQSTYVFGAICPAHGKGAALVLPKANTNSMQLHLKEISRTVAKGAHAVVLMDQAGWHTTAKLKLPDNITILLLPPRSPELNPVENVWQYLRQNWLSNRTFQDYQEIVDAACSAWNKLIQQPHTITSIGRRNWAHTGQL; via the exons ATGTCAGCGATCCCATTGCGCCGAGACTATGATGCTTCTTCGTTACGAACTCTTGCTTGTCAAAGTAAGGATGTCAGGCAGAGCCGCCGCCTTCTTGCTCTTGCTGCTGTTTATGATGGGTTGTCGCGCTTGGAGGCGGCACGCATGGGCGGCATGGACCGCCAAACACTGCGAGACTGGGTGCATCGGTTTAACGCAGAAGGGCCGCACGGCCTGTACAATCGTAAGAGCCCGGGCCGTGTCCGGTGGTTAAATAAAGAGCAAATGGCTGAATTTGCAGATCTGGTTGAGGCTGGGCCTGATTTACAACAACACGGCGTAATTCGCTGGCGTCGGCGGGATCTGCAAGGTGTGATCGAGCAGAAGTTTGGGGTCAGCTATAGCGAAAGGGCTATTTCAAGCCTCCTCAGAGTTCTGGGATTTTCTCGGGTCAGCGTTCGGCCACAGCACCCGGCACAGGACGAGCAAGTTATGGAGACATATA AAAAAAACTTCCATGCCCAGCTTAAAGAAATAAAAGCGCGCTTGCCCTCACAAACATCCATGGAAATCTGGTGGCAGGACGAAGCCCGCATTGGTCAAAAAAATGGGCTCACCAGAAGGTGGGCAAAAAAAGGAACGAGACCACGGGCTCCCAGCGACGGGCGCTATCAATCAACTTATGTATTCGGGGCCATCTGCCCCGCCCACGGCAAAGGGGCAGCACTTGTTTTGCCCAAAGCCAATACCAATTCCATGCAGCTTCACCTTAAAGAAATCAGCCGAACCGTCGCCAAAGGGGCGCACGCAGTGGTCCTGATGGATCAAGCGGGTTGGCATACAACGGCAAAACTGAAGTTGCCTGATAATATAACCATCTTGCTGCTCCCACCCCGTTCTCCGGAGCTCAACCCGGTTGAAAATGTTTGGCAGTACTTACGGCAAAACTGGCTCTCTAACCGAACCTTTCAAGACTACCAGGAAATTGTCGATGCCGCCTGTTCCGCTTGGAATAAGCTTATTCAACAACCCCACACAATCACATCAATCGGTAGACGAAATTGGGCGCATACAGGTCAATTATAA